In a single window of the Haliaeetus albicilla chromosome 25, bHalAlb1.1, whole genome shotgun sequence genome:
- the LOC104317148 gene encoding lysozyme g isoform X2, with protein MLRKNHSTYTMLVLLGLAALLGASQGRTDCYGSVNRIRTPGASRKTAKPEGLPYSGVRASEKIAERDLRAMDQYKTLIKKVGEKLCIEPALIAGIISRESHAGKALKNGWGDNGNGFGLMQVDKNSHRPVGQWNSEAHLTQGTNILITMIKTIQKKFPRWTKDQQLKGGISAYNAGPKNVQSYDRMDIGTTHDDYSNDVVARAQYYKKHGY; from the exons ATGCTCAGGAAGAACCACTCCACGTACACAATGCTCGTGCTGCTGGGCCTTGCTGCCCTCCTGG GTGCCTCCCAGGGCCGCACGGATTGCTACGGCAGTGTCAACAGAATTAGAACCCCTGGGGCTTCAAGGAAAACTGCAAAGCCAGAGGGTTTACCCTACTCTG gaGTTAGAGCTTCAGAAAAGATCGCTGAACGGGACCTAAGAGCTATGGATCAATATAAAACACTCATTAAGAAAGTTGGTGAAAAACTGTGCATAGAACCAGCCCTGATTGCTGGCATCATCTCCCGGGAATCTCATGCTGGCAAAGCACTGAAGAATGGCTGGGGTGACAATGGAAATGGATTTGGTTTAATGCAG GTTGACAAAAACTCACATAGACCTGTGGGACAATGGAACAGTGAAGCTCATCTTACCCAGGGCACAAACATACTTATCACAATGATAAAGACAATACAGAAGAAGTTCCCACGCTGGACAAAGGATCAACAGCTGAAGG GTGGGATTTCTGCCTACAACGCTGGTCCTAAGAACGTCCAAAGCTATGACAGAATGGACATCGGCACCACCCACGATGACTACTCCAACGACGTGGTTGCGCGAGCCCAGTATTACAAGAAACACGGATACTAG
- the LOC104317148 gene encoding lysozyme g isoform X1 has product MPEAELRTSRLFGMLRKNHSTYTMLVLLGLAALLGASQGRTDCYGSVNRIRTPGASRKTAKPEGLPYSGVRASEKIAERDLRAMDQYKTLIKKVGEKLCIEPALIAGIISRESHAGKALKNGWGDNGNGFGLMQVDKNSHRPVGQWNSEAHLTQGTNILITMIKTIQKKFPRWTKDQQLKGGISAYNAGPKNVQSYDRMDIGTTHDDYSNDVVARAQYYKKHGY; this is encoded by the exons ATGCCAGAAGCTGAGCTGCGGACAAGTAG GCTGTTTGGCATGCTCAGGAAGAACCACTCCACGTACACAATGCTCGTGCTGCTGGGCCTTGCTGCCCTCCTGG GTGCCTCCCAGGGCCGCACGGATTGCTACGGCAGTGTCAACAGAATTAGAACCCCTGGGGCTTCAAGGAAAACTGCAAAGCCAGAGGGTTTACCCTACTCTG gaGTTAGAGCTTCAGAAAAGATCGCTGAACGGGACCTAAGAGCTATGGATCAATATAAAACACTCATTAAGAAAGTTGGTGAAAAACTGTGCATAGAACCAGCCCTGATTGCTGGCATCATCTCCCGGGAATCTCATGCTGGCAAAGCACTGAAGAATGGCTGGGGTGACAATGGAAATGGATTTGGTTTAATGCAG GTTGACAAAAACTCACATAGACCTGTGGGACAATGGAACAGTGAAGCTCATCTTACCCAGGGCACAAACATACTTATCACAATGATAAAGACAATACAGAAGAAGTTCCCACGCTGGACAAAGGATCAACAGCTGAAGG GTGGGATTTCTGCCTACAACGCTGGTCCTAAGAACGTCCAAAGCTATGACAGAATGGACATCGGCACCACCCACGATGACTACTCCAACGACGTGGTTGCGCGAGCCCAGTATTACAAGAAACACGGATACTAG